The Apium graveolens cultivar Ventura chromosome 6, ASM990537v1, whole genome shotgun sequence genome contains a region encoding:
- the LOC141666131 gene encoding secreted RxLR effector protein 161-like yields the protein MELRRTGYARKVLEKAGMGECNPTKYPMAPKEHITNDEGRTLIDPMEYKSMVGGLRYLVHTHPNIAYIVGIVSRFIEKTTVKHEHVVKRIFGYVKGTLEFGLVYSRHSANNMLVGYSDNDLVGKTHDKKNTGGLVFYLNNSLIIWVSQKQQCVALSNYEAKFMVATAAACQEIWLKKLLSKIKREEVGSVLLYIDNNSAMIWQKTQCFLIGASI from the coding sequence ATGGAGCTAAGACGGACTGGATATGCTCGAAAGGTGCTAGAAAAAGCGGGAATGGGAGAGTGTAATCCTACCAAATATCCTATGGCCCCAAAGGAGCACATCACTAATGATGAGGGTCGTACACTTATAGACCCAATGGAGTATAAAAGCATGGTCGGGGGGCTTCGATATCTAGTTCACACCCATCCTAATATAGCCTATATTGTGGGAATCGTTAGTCGCTTCATAGAGAAGACCACTGTTAAGCACGAACATGTTGTAAAACGCATTTTCGGGTATGTAAAAGGAACTTTGGAATTTGGTTTAGTGTATTCCAGGCACAGTGCAAATAACATGCTCGTAGGATATTCGGACAATGATCTAGTCGGGAAAACACACGACAAGAAAAACACAGGAGGACTGGTTTTTTATCTGAATAATAGTCTCATAATCTGGGTCTCTCAAAAGCAACAGTGTGTTGCATTATCAAATTACGAGGCAAAATTCATGGTTGCCACTGCAGCCGCATGTCAAGAGATTTGGTTGAAGAAACTATTGAGCAAAATAAAAAGAGAGGAAGTAGGATCAGTCTTATTGTACATCGATAACAATTCTGCTATGATTTGGCAAAAAACCCAGTGTTTCTTGATAGGAGCAAGCATATAG